From a single Proteiniborus sp. DW1 genomic region:
- a CDS encoding ABC transporter ATP-binding protein, whose amino-acid sequence MFLQIKNLTKKYNNIEAIKDISFSAKEKEIICILGPSGCGKTTILQSIGGFIKTDGGEIILDGKNIGNLEPEERSIATVFQSYGLFPHKTVIENITYGLKFRNYKKRDALIEGKKMLEVLNLKGYENKKVTELSGGEQQRVALGRALIVKPKLLLLDEPFSNLDTRLRVTMRDELLRIRDHFNITMLFVTHDQEDAFSIADRIILMNKGKIEQIDTARNIYANPKSEYALKFIGSANIDNGFFVRPEAIKISPNGEEATVIGKTFKGSYIEYIIEYKNKKYRMLRLNNEEELEIGNKIYIEMEMREI is encoded by the coding sequence ATGTTTTTACAAATAAAGAACTTAACTAAAAAATACAATAATATAGAAGCTATAAAAGATATTTCTTTTTCTGCCAAGGAAAAGGAAATAATCTGTATTCTCGGACCTTCAGGCTGTGGAAAAACTACAATACTTCAATCTATAGGTGGATTTATTAAAACAGATGGTGGAGAAATCATATTAGACGGTAAAAACATAGGAAACTTAGAGCCAGAAGAAAGATCAATAGCTACAGTATTTCAATCCTATGGATTATTTCCTCATAAGACTGTAATTGAGAATATAACATACGGTCTTAAATTTAGAAATTATAAGAAAAGAGATGCTCTAATAGAAGGCAAGAAGATGCTGGAAGTTCTAAACCTGAAGGGTTATGAAAACAAGAAAGTAACAGAATTATCAGGTGGAGAGCAGCAAAGAGTTGCCTTAGGTCGTGCTTTAATAGTAAAACCCAAATTATTATTATTAGACGAACCCTTTTCAAACCTAGATACAAGACTAAGGGTTACCATGCGGGACGAGCTTCTTAGAATAAGAGATCATTTTAATATTACTATGTTATTTGTAACCCATGACCAAGAAGATGCTTTTTCAATAGCTGATAGAATAATCTTAATGAATAAAGGAAAAATAGAACAAATAGATACAGCAAGAAATATTTATGCAAATCCAAAATCTGAGTATGCTCTTAAGTTTATAGGGTCAGCTAATATAGATAATGGTTTTTTTGTAAGACCAGAAGCTATTAAGATATCTCCAAATGGAGAAGAAGCCACAGTTATAGGAAAGACCTTTAAAGGTTCTTATATTGAATATATTATAGAATATAAAAACAAAAAGTATAGAATGCTTAGACTTAATAATGAAGAAGAACTTGAGATAGGTAACAAAATATATATAGAAATGGAAATGAGGGAAATATGA
- a CDS encoding glycosyltransferase family 4 protein → MKILHVLAQLPSKTGSGVYYSNMIEGFKKYKHEQKAIFGYQDDHVWDILPDEDQYPVVFKTEELPFPIVGMSDVMPYENTLYSSMTEEMMDIWKEAFRKRLEQAKREFNPDIIFAHHLWILTSLVREVFPDTKIIGLCHNTDLRQARMNPHIKEKHVDKIHELDYVFSISEQQKDEIVEIYGMDRNKIIAVGGGYNQNIFYPPKEKTYSDKIRLVFCAKIDPSKGIYELIEVYKSLGLDDVTLDIIGSPNEESKKKLEEYIQGDNSIRVYNVRDQVALGDELREKDIFLMPSYYEGLGLMAIESLACGLYVVTTEIEALMTLLGEDIKESGIIKYVPLPRIYGTDKPVKEDLPEFKGKLKKAILCQIEKVREKRTFPKEMEDKIKSFSWEGLVDKMNRFINEIV, encoded by the coding sequence ATGAAGATATTACATGTTTTAGCACAATTACCATCAAAAACAGGTTCAGGAGTGTATTACTCCAATATGATAGAAGGCTTTAAAAAATATAAACATGAACAAAAAGCTATTTTTGGATATCAAGATGACCATGTTTGGGACATTTTACCTGATGAAGACCAATACCCTGTAGTTTTTAAGACTGAAGAATTACCATTTCCTATAGTAGGTATGAGTGATGTAATGCCTTATGAAAACACTCTGTATTCATCAATGACTGAGGAAATGATGGATATTTGGAAGGAAGCCTTTAGAAAGAGACTAGAACAAGCAAAGAGAGAGTTTAATCCAGATATTATATTTGCTCATCATCTATGGATTTTGACTAGCTTAGTTAGAGAAGTCTTTCCAGATACAAAAATTATTGGACTGTGTCACAATACAGACTTGAGGCAGGCTAGAATGAATCCCCATATAAAAGAGAAACATGTAGATAAAATACATGAGCTAGACTATGTGTTCTCAATTTCTGAGCAGCAAAAAGATGAAATAGTAGAAATATATGGAATGGATAGAAACAAGATAATTGCAGTAGGAGGAGGATATAATCAAAATATTTTCTATCCTCCTAAAGAAAAGACTTATTCAGACAAAATCAGACTTGTATTCTGTGCAAAAATAGATCCTTCTAAAGGAATCTATGAACTTATAGAGGTTTACAAGTCACTAGGGCTAGATGATGTGACTTTAGATATTATAGGAAGCCCTAATGAAGAAAGTAAAAAGAAACTCGAAGAATATATTCAAGGCGATAATAGCATAAGAGTATATAATGTAAGAGACCAAGTAGCTTTAGGAGATGAATTAAGAGAAAAAGATATATTCCTTATGCCTTCCTACTATGAAGGTCTAGGACTTATGGCCATAGAGAGTTTAGCTTGTGGGCTCTATGTAGTAACTACAGAAATAGAGGCACTAATGACACTTTTAGGAGAAGATATAAAAGAATCTGGTATAATAAAATATGTACCACTTCCTAGAATATACGGCACTGACAAACCAGTTAAGGAAGATCTACCAGAATTTAAAGGAAAGCTAAAGAAGGCTATACTATGTCAAATTGAAAAAGTAAGAGAGAAGAGAACATTCCCTAAAGAAATGGAAGACAAAATTAAGTCATTCTCCTGGGAAGGATTAGTTGATAAAATGAATAGATTTATAAATGAAATAGTATAA
- a CDS encoding transcriptional regulator, producing MIGLEYILNLYNMQHTDLAENLGIKKQNINLWIKRKQNIPKKYLPLLEELFGIKKEYFTKELTEIEKLEIQKEKLKQELKPVIKSHEQQFMAGENSNFVEVPIYDKEEINTIERNIEKAKLVSRFKEALNVVDNNPYIDTYKLIIELLEKVQHEPVFRKTIEALAHYYELLPDWVESEPEQEEFEGEIFEVFDDYNY from the coding sequence TTGATAGGACTAGAATACATCTTAAATCTATATAATATGCAGCACACAGATTTAGCAGAAAACCTGGGAATAAAAAAGCAGAATATAAACCTTTGGATTAAAAGAAAGCAAAATATCCCCAAAAAATATCTCCCTCTGCTAGAAGAGTTGTTTGGAATAAAAAAGGAGTATTTTACAAAAGAGTTAACAGAGATAGAAAAACTAGAGATTCAGAAAGAAAAACTAAAGCAGGAATTAAAACCAGTTATTAAAAGTCATGAACAACAATTTATGGCAGGAGAAAATAGTAATTTTGTAGAAGTACCTATCTATGACAAAGAAGAAATAAATACTATAGAGCGAAATATTGAAAAGGCAAAGCTAGTATCTAGATTTAAAGAAGCATTAAATGTCGTAGATAACAACCCTTATATAGATACATATAAGCTAATAATTGAGCTATTAGAAAAAGTCCAACATGAACCAGTTTTTCGTAAAACCATAGAAGCACTAGCCCATTATTATGAGCTTTTACCTGATTGGGTAGAAAGTGAGCCAGAACAAGAAGAGTTTGAAGGAGAAATATTTGAAGTATTTGATGACTATAACTATTAA
- a CDS encoding class I SAM-dependent DNA methyltransferase, protein MSTANIGFEETLWKSADKLRGSMDASEYKHVVLGLIFLKYISDKFETKYNQLLEEGEGFEEDRDEYTYENIFWVPKEARWGYIKDNAKDPKIGQLIDDAMILIEKENPTLKGVLDKRYARPELDKRRLGELIDLISTIKLHDNGEKDLLGRVYEYFLGKFASAEGKGGGEFYTPTSVVKTLVEMIEPYKGRIYDPCCGSGGMFVQSEKFIEEHQGRIEDLSIYGQELNSTTWKLCKMNLAIRGLDCNLGPHHDDTFHNDLHKTLKADYILANPPFNVSDWGGDKLTDDVRWKYGVPPEGNANYAWLQHMIYHLSPNGVAGVVLANGALSSNTSNEGEIRKNILEDDLVDAIVALPDKLFYSTGIPVSLWILNRNKKDNPKYRSREHEVLFIDARKLGVMIDRRHRELTDEDIRLIADTYHRWRNATSHPERSEGSQFRTNDEPKLPLVAEESEEYKLNVYEDIQGFCKSATIEEIRENDYVLTPGRYVGIEEVEDDGIPFEEKMENLTSELAELFKKSHQLEEEIRKNLGGIGYEL, encoded by the coding sequence ATGTCAACAGCTAACATTGGATTTGAAGAAACCTTATGGAAGTCAGCAGACAAATTAAGAGGTAGTATGGATGCAAGTGAATATAAGCACGTTGTGCTAGGATTAATATTTCTCAAATATATCTCTGATAAATTTGAGACTAAGTACAACCAGCTTTTAGAAGAAGGAGAAGGCTTTGAAGAGGATAGGGACGAATATACATATGAAAATATTTTCTGGGTTCCCAAGGAAGCTAGATGGGGCTACATTAAAGACAATGCTAAAGACCCAAAAATAGGTCAGCTAATAGATGATGCTATGATTCTTATTGAAAAGGAGAATCCAACCTTAAAAGGTGTTTTAGATAAAAGATATGCAAGACCAGAGCTTGACAAAAGAAGACTTGGAGAACTTATAGATTTAATATCTACAATCAAACTTCATGACAATGGAGAAAAGGATTTGCTTGGTAGAGTTTATGAATATTTCCTAGGAAAATTTGCTAGTGCAGAAGGCAAAGGCGGAGGAGAATTCTATACGCCTACAAGTGTAGTTAAGACGCTAGTTGAGATGATAGAGCCATACAAAGGTAGAATCTATGACCCTTGTTGTGGCAGTGGAGGTATGTTTGTTCAAAGTGAAAAATTTATTGAGGAGCATCAAGGAAGGATAGAAGATCTTTCAATATACGGTCAAGAGCTAAATTCTACAACTTGGAAGCTATGTAAAATGAATCTTGCTATAAGAGGATTAGATTGTAACCTAGGTCCTCATCATGATGACACCTTCCATAATGACCTACACAAAACTCTTAAAGCAGATTATATTTTAGCCAATCCACCTTTTAATGTCAGTGACTGGGGCGGAGACAAATTGACAGATGATGTGAGGTGGAAGTATGGAGTACCACCAGAGGGAAATGCAAACTATGCATGGCTCCAGCACATGATATATCATCTATCACCAAATGGAGTAGCAGGGGTTGTACTTGCTAATGGGGCATTGAGCTCTAATACTTCTAACGAAGGAGAAATAAGAAAAAATATATTAGAAGATGACTTAGTAGATGCTATTGTAGCACTTCCAGATAAATTATTTTATTCTACAGGAATACCTGTTTCACTATGGATACTAAACAGAAACAAAAAAGACAATCCAAAGTATAGAAGTAGAGAGCACGAAGTTCTGTTTATAGATGCAAGAAAATTAGGTGTAATGATAGATAGAAGACACAGAGAGTTAACAGATGAAGATATCAGATTGATAGCAGATACTTATCATAGATGGAGAAACGCAACCAGTCATCCTGAGCGAAGTGAAGGATCTCAATTTAGAACTAATGATGAACCTAAACTTCCACTTGTAGCTGAAGAAAGTGAAGAATATAAATTAAATGTTTATGAAGACATACAAGGTTTCTGCAAATCAGCCACTATAGAAGAAATAAGAGAAAATGACTATGTCCTAACCCCAGGTAGGTATGTTGGCATAGAGGAAGTAGAAGATGATGGTATACCATTCGAAGAAAAGATGGAAAACCTGACAAGTGAGTTAGCAGAGCTGTTTAAGAAGTCCCATCAACTAGAGGAGGAAATTAGGAAGAATCTAGGGGGGATTGGGTATGAGTT